The DNA segment GGCCTGAGGGCGTGGGCCTCCACGGTCCTGATGGCCAGCTCGGCCGCCATGGCGGCCTCCGCCCCGTGACCGAGGCCGTCCGCCACGGCCAGGAGCGCTCCGTCCCCCATCCTCTTGACCAGGCAGCGATCGCCCGATTCCGTTTCTCCCGCCAGGGCACGTGCCGCCACACCCCAGTCGATGAGGTCGCCTTTCATCGCTTCCATTTTTTTGCCTTCACGGTCGTCCCGCCGCCAGCGATGGAGACGATCTCGAACTCGTCCATGAGGCGCTTCACCCCTGGGAGCCCGAGACCGAGGCTGCCGGAGGTGGAGAAGCCGAGCTCCATCGCCCGCTCCACGTCGGGGATGCCCGGTCCTTCGTCCCGGGCGATGACCGTGATCCCCTTCGCACCGTTGTTCTCCACGACCCCGAGGCTCAGCTCGCCCCGTTTGGCGTAGAGAAGGATGTTGCGCGCCAGCTCCGATATCGCGGTGGCGATCAGGGTCAGGCTGCTGTTCGAGAACCCGAGCTGCTGCGCCAGGGCCCGCCCCCGCTGGCGCGCGGCGACGATGTCCTGGTCCGAATTGATCGGGACCCTCGTCTCGTCGTTCACTGCAGCCTGCCTCGGTGTAGACACCCGC comes from the Candidatus Polarisedimenticolia bacterium genome and includes:
- a CDS encoding anti-sigma regulatory factor — protein: MNDETRVPINSDQDIVAARQRGRALAQQLGFSNSSLTLIATAISELARNILLYAKRGELSLGVVENNGAKGITVIARDEGPGIPDVERAMELGFSTSGSLGLGLPGVKRLMDEFEIVSIAGGGTTVKAKKWKR